The Kutzneria kofuensis genome includes the window TCGGAGCCGACGCGGGCGCGGTAGGCGTCGAGAAGCTTGGCCGGATCGGCAATGCCGGCGCCGCGGATCTCGGCCAGCAGGCTCGCCTCGTCGGCGGGCCGGAACCGGTCGCCGTTGACGATCTGGAAGAGCCGGACCTCGTCCAGGGTGACGCCGACGAGCAGCGGAACGGCGGCCGCCGCCCCGGCCACGACGGCCCGGTGCGGCTCGACCGGCAAGACCTCGCCGTCGACAACGGCGCCCCAGGCGCGGCCGCCGGGAAGGTTGCGGCGGCCGATGTCGCCATCGATGACGGTGCCCTGCTTCGCCAGGATCCGTTCGGCGGGAACGGATCGCAGGGCCTCGGGCTCGTCGAGCCCAAGGGCGGCAAGGAGATCCTCGGCCATGCCGGCGGCGGGGGCCCGGTCGAAGCTGCGGGACGCGCTGCCGCTCTGCAGGATCGCCTTGTGGAACAACCCGGCGGCCGCCGGGACGGCCAGCAGCGTGCCGACGGAGTAGGCCCCCGCGGACTGCCCCGCCACCGTGACGTTGCCCGGGTCGCCGCCGAAGCCGGCGATGTTGTCCCGCACCCAGCGCAGCGCGGCGATCTGGTCCCGCACGCCGAGATTGTTCGCGCCGATGTCGGGCAGATGCAGGAATCCCAACGCGCCCAGCCGGTAATTGGCCGCCACGACAACGGTTCCGGTCTGCCGGGCCAGTGCGGCGCCGTCGGTGTACGGCGGCGCGGCCGAGCCGGATTCGTAGCCGCCGCCATAGATCCACACGATCACCGGGCGGGGTTCGCCGGCCGGCGTGGCGGGCACCCACACGTTGAGGTACAGGCAGTCCTCGGACGTCTCGCCGAGATCGCCGGTGGGAAAACCGGGCAGGGACGGGAATGCGGTGTCCTGCTCCCCCACCAGCGTCGGAATCCCCTGCACGGGGGCCGCCGCGAAGCGGTCGGCGTCGCGCACTCCGTGCCACGGCTCGGGTGCTTGCGGCGGGCGGAACCGCAACTCGCCGACCGGCGGCGCGGCGAAGGGGATGCCGGCGAAGACCCGGCTCCCGTCCGGCAGCTCGCGTCCGCGGACGGCTCCGAGGGTGGTGTCGACGACGAGTGTCATGGGTCTCCCTCTCACTGGTACGGGCGTCGTCGACTATATTCTCAGGAATGACCTTCTGTGGAAGTTTCGAATGACTGTGACCGGCCTTACGCGGGTGTTCGCCGGTCTCGGCCGCTAGCGCCTTCCGACCTCAAGCACGATCTTGCCCGTGGTGGCCCCGGTCTCGATGCGGCGGTGGACGTCGACGACCTGATCCCACGGCCGGGTTTCCACCTCCACCCGGAGGTCGCCGCGCCCGGCGGCGGCCACCGCGCGACGCAGCGCCGTGCCGGCCTGTTCGGGGTGGCCGGCCGAGAACGCGGCCAGGTTGAACCCGGACACGGTCTTGTTGGTGAACCAGAGCTCGTTGGCGGAGATGCCGACGTCCGCCGCGCCGGAGGCGTTGCCCATGACGATCAGCCGACCCATCGGCCCCAGCCGGTCCAGACCGGCCCGCCGGCTGGGGCCGCCGACCATGTCCACGACGATGTCGAACTCGCCGGCGCCGTCGAGCTCATCGCGCAGGACGACGTCGTCGTAACCGAACCGCTTCGCGGCGTCGATCTTGGCGGGCGTCCCGACGGCGCCGACGACCCGTCCGGCGCCCAGCAGCCGCGCGGCCTGCCCCAGTTGGCTGCCCACGCCACCGGCGGCGGCGTGGACCAGCACGCTCTCGCCGGGCTCGATCCTGGCCACCCGGTCGAGCAC containing:
- a CDS encoding carboxylesterase/lipase family protein; the protein is MTLVVDTTLGAVRGRELPDGSRVFAGIPFAAPPVGELRFRPPQAPEPWHGVRDADRFAAAPVQGIPTLVGEQDTAFPSLPGFPTGDLGETSEDCLYLNVWVPATPAGEPRPVIVWIYGGGYESGSAAPPYTDGAALARQTGTVVVAANYRLGALGFLHLPDIGANNLGVRDQIAALRWVRDNIAGFGGDPGNVTVAGQSAGAYSVGTLLAVPAAAGLFHKAILQSGSASRSFDRAPAAGMAEDLLAALGLDEPEALRSVPAERILAKQGTVIDGDIGRRNLPGGRAWGAVVDGEVLPVEPHRAVVAGAAAAVPLLVGVTLDEVRLFQIVNGDRFRPADEASLLAEIRGAGIADPAKLLDAYRARVGSDPSTVRSAFLTDAVYRLPAARLAQAQVEAGGRAYHYLFRDEPWGPVMGAFHGADLLHTFDALALIGADTPARLAVRDTLVRAFAAFAATGDPGWPVYDGNSRDIAVGGSMIAEPPADDVTAVWRVSAR
- a CDS encoding quinone oxidoreductase family protein, yielding MTNSTTQMRAITIPEFGEAEVLRFAGVDIPEPGPGQVAIDVAYAGANFAEILYRRGVVDVPRPFVPGIEVSGRVRAVGPDVEGLRVGQPVAALTIVDSGGYAEVVVTAAALVVPLDESDLDLRVAAALPSNSTTAFLVLDRVARIEPGESVLVHAAAGGVGSQLGQAARLLGAGRVVGAVGTPAKIDAAKRFGYDDVVLRDELDGAGEFDIVVDMVGGPSRRAGLDRLGPMGRLIVMGNASGAADVGISANELWFTNKTVSGFNLAAFSAGHPEQAGTALRRAVAAAGRGDLRVEVETRPWDQVVDVHRRIETGATTGKIVLEVGRR